From one Ooceraea biroi isolate clonal line C1 chromosome 7, Obir_v5.4, whole genome shotgun sequence genomic stretch:
- the LOC105279815 gene encoding uncharacterized protein LOC105279815 isoform X1 produces the protein MGVMQMTENTAKERIETLFKAAHRSGRRMWSQERYKILCMYDLQMDTEKMRKQLIPEWKQMPLEQKLSYIHRAIMNKTYRIKRRSSYPCIRSDKKFENIINSKSVLEFNFECSDTSSKSSVLTDDDVVHQSDIVNNNNDNNKNDSQQDISSDDDSNALTNGNSDNSDSNPMSPIWDIPITSPLCSTNSNHEQDPLSLLIYPDIAIDEDYDFACDLDCSICAPFIRYECSNMS, from the coding sequence ATGGGCGTAATGCAGATGACCGAGAATACCGCAAAGGAGCGTATTGAGACTTTATTCAAGGCAGCTCATCGTTCCGGCCGTCGGATGTGGAGCCAAGAGCGTTATAAGATACTCTGCATGTACGATCTGCAAATGGACACGGAGAAAATGCGCAAGCAACTAATCCCTGAGTGGAAGCAGATGCCTCTTGAACAAAAGTTGTCCTATATCCATAGGGCGATAATGAACAAGACGTACCGGATAAAGCGGCGCTCCTCGTATCCATGCATAAGGTCAgataaaaaattcgaaaatataataaattcaaagtCAGTCCTCGAATTCAACTTCGAATGCTCCGACACCAGTTCCAAAAGCAGCGTCCTGACTGATGATGACGTTGTACATCAATCGGATATCGTTAACAACAATAATGACAATAACAAGAACGACTCACAGCAGGACATCTCATCCGACGACGATTCTAATGCGTTGACTAACGGTAACTCTGATAATTCTGATTCGAACCCGATGTCACCAATTTGGGACATCCCGATAACGAGTCCACTCTGCTCGACCAACTCGAACCACGAACAGGATCCTTTGTCGTTATTGATATACCCCGACATCGCAATTGACGAAGATTACGATTTTGCCTGCGATCTTGACTGTTCGATATGTGCCCCGTTTATAAGATACGAATGCAGCAACATGTCGTAG
- the LOC105279815 gene encoding GATA zinc finger domain-containing protein 12 isoform X2 yields MGVMQMTENTAKERIETLFKAAHRSGRRMWSQERYKILCMYDLQMDTEKMRKQLIPEWKQMPLEQKLSYIHRAIMNKTYRIKRRSSYPCISSKSSVLTDDDVVHQSDIVNNNNDNNKNDSQQDISSDDDSNALTNGNSDNSDSNPMSPIWDIPITSPLCSTNSNHEQDPLSLLIYPDIAIDEDYDFACDLDCSICAPFIRYECSNMS; encoded by the exons ATGGGCGTAATGCAGATGACCGAGAATACCGCAAAGGAGCGTATTGAGACTTTATTCAAGGCAGCTCATCGTTCCGGCCGTCGGATGTGGAGCCAAGAGCGTTATAAGATACTCTGCATGTACGATCTGCAAATGGACACGGAGAAAATGCGCAAGCAACTAATCCCTGAGTGGAAGCAGATGCCTCTTGAACAAAAGTTGTCCTATATCCATAGGGCGATAATGAACAAGACGTACCGGATAAAGCGGCGCTCCTCGTATCCATGCATAAG TTCCAAAAGCAGCGTCCTGACTGATGATGACGTTGTACATCAATCGGATATCGTTAACAACAATAATGACAATAACAAGAACGACTCACAGCAGGACATCTCATCCGACGACGATTCTAATGCGTTGACTAACGGTAACTCTGATAATTCTGATTCGAACCCGATGTCACCAATTTGGGACATCCCGATAACGAGTCCACTCTGCTCGACCAACTCGAACCACGAACAGGATCCTTTGTCGTTATTGATATACCCCGACATCGCAATTGACGAAGATTACGATTTTGCCTGCGATCTTGACTGTTCGATATGTGCCCCGTTTATAAGATACGAATGCAGCAACATGTCGTAG